One window of the Vigna radiata var. radiata cultivar VC1973A chromosome 1, Vradiata_ver6, whole genome shotgun sequence genome contains the following:
- the LOC106758720 gene encoding sucrose transport protein SUC8-like has protein sequence MEEQVKQEPSPLRKMVAVSSIAAGIQFGWALQLSLLTPYVQTLGVPHVWASFIWLCGPISGLLVQPIVGYSSDHCQSSFGRRRPFILAGAIAVAIAIILIGYASDIGHMAGDDITKTTRPRAVAIFVVGFWILDVANNMLQGPCRAFLGDLAAGDPKKTRTANAFFSFFMAVGNVLGYAAGSYNDLHKIFPFTQTEACNVFCANLKSCFFFSIILLLALCITVLTCVNDPKFTPAPKESKIEDGQTQVSCFYGECCVAFRELEKPMWMLMLVTAITWIAWFPYVLFDTDWMGREVYGGDVGQKAYDNGVHAGSLGLMLNSVVLAVASLGVEPLGRLVGGVKWLWAIVNVILAICLAATVLITRVAERERAKNPALIGNPSMDVKVGSLAFFCVLGIPLAVTYSVPFALASIYSNSSGAGQGLSLGLLNVSIVIPQMIVSAISGPWDALFGGGNLPAFVLGAAAAAISAVLAIVILPNPKKEDEAKMSSLNMGSFH, from the exons ATGGAGGAGCAAGTAAAACAAGAACCGAGTCCTCTGAGAAAAATGGTGGCAGTGTCATCCATCGCCGCCGGTATACAATTTGGATGGGCTCTACAACTCTCCCTCCTCACACCATATGTACAAACCCTAGGAGTTCCACACGTTTGGGCTTCCTTCATATGGCTTTGTGGCCCCATCTCTGGCCTCCTAGTTCAACCTATTGTAGGCTACAGCAGTGACCATTGCCAATCTTCCTTTGGCCGTCGCCGTCCATTTATCCTTGCCGGTGCAATAGCTGTCGCAATCGCCATTATCCTTATTGGCTATGCTTCCGATATAGGACACATGGCCGGCGATGACATAACAAAGACAACCCGTCCACGAGCCGTTGCCATCTTCGTCGTCGGCTTTTGGATCTTAGATGTTGCCAACAACATGCTCCAGGGACCATGTCGTGCCTTCCTTGGTGACTTGGCTGCCGGCGATCCAAAAAAAACGAGAACCGCCAACGCattcttctcatttttcatGGCCGTGGGCAACGTCCTGGGCTATGCAGCAGGATCCTATAACGATCTCCACAAGATCTTCCCTTTCACTCAAACCGAGGCATGCAACGTATTCTGTGCAAACCTAAAGagttgcttcttcttctcaatcattcttcttcttgctttgtGCATTACCGTTCTCACTTGCGTGAACGACCCTAAGTTCACACCGGCACCTAAGGAGTCGAAGATAGAAGATGGGCAGACACAAGTTTCGTGCTTCTACGGAGAGTGTTGTGTTGCATTCAGAGAACTTGAGAAGCCAATGTGGATGTTGATGCTAGTGACAGCTATCACATGGATTGCGTGGTTCCCTTATGTGTTGTTCGACACTGATTGGATGGGTCGTGAGGTGTACGGCGGTGATGTGGGTCAGAAGGCATACGATAATGGTGTGCATGCTGGTTCTTTGGGGCTCATGTTGAATTCAGTGGTGTTGGCTGTGGCGTCTTTGGGTGTAGAACCATTGGGTCGCTTGGTTGGTGGAGTCAAGTGGTTGTGGGCAATCGTTAATGTTATTCTAGCAATTTGCTTAGCAGCGACTGTGCTTATCACAAGAGTCGCTGAGCGAGAACGTGCCAAAAACCCTGCTCTCATTGGAAACCCTTCCATGGATGTGAAAGTAGGATCCTTAGCATTCTTCTGCGTCCTTGGTATTCCTCTTGCG GTTACATACAGTGTTCCCTTTGCTCTGGCTTCTATCTATTCTAACAGCTCAGGTGCAGGACAAG GATTATCTTTGGGTCTTCTGAATGTTTCAATTGTGATTCCTCAG atgattgtATCAGCAATCAGTGGACCATGGGATGCTTTGTTTGGTGGTGGCAACTTGCCGGCATTCGTGTTGGGAGCCGCAGCGGCCGCCATAAGTGCCGTACTTGCAATTGTTATACTTCCAAACCCcaaaaaagaagatgaagccAAGATGTCCAGCCTCAACATGGGTAGTTTTCATTAA